One Drosophila subobscura isolate 14011-0131.10 chromosome U, UCBerk_Dsub_1.0, whole genome shotgun sequence DNA window includes the following coding sequences:
- the LOC117900207 gene encoding phosphorus acquisition-controlling protein isoform X3, with amino-acid sequence MQAALMLRSKSRVARRRKLRKLGGRLELPSNVATKEIAPFPRYPPESWCAQGRAAWLERGRRCSVQDQQQQQATLSRRWVKRNRIQDASLGGSSDDEDFLGVLRGPSTFANAFLYVGLGTVALGLVIAFVGTGEKGFKTVELRLIGPSLIGLGLICCILRILFCICPSHCISSSKKTRKKNGNKIDADHTTSLLRNESKRVSIARGPSVQPKYPIAHKRSQSKMLNEGMEALRQIATTSLFMQNEQKQAINRVVPIINEPDSGDAPLEMTKLQTALSACEMSEEEQEEKARQQRQIAKRTTTTTATTAVTSSTTKEPTIPTKGARGTTLSTVDEKPDSKLVRQRVALQQQRQQPQQQVKQEQVSKSQSLSSSSTVKDSLDGTVAVEETSLIDATNVATDTVPVSVPASAPAPVPLPSSCSTGAIPRLKTNNSVSFTYSQATRPGISTGATPKTMPTSSRLPTSQSNPTSYDLPPALPHTYSASATVRGPLGMSMSTSTYAMPASKVGPSAASAYAAMPPTTTTISLLPLPAPPTMATTMASIPGQVPEAGATTTTTHTASLSLSLMQPTAMRPASASSSSMAMSTSSFSTENKSHPSSANTTTSTRGRGSQLLSPPTALTSTSAASTSSKCEPELVLSPAKLGQ; translated from the exons TGCGCCCAGGGACGTGCCGCCTGGTTGGAGCGCGGCCGACGCTGCAGTGTtcaggatcagcagcagcagcaggccacccTATCCAGACGCTGGGTGAAGCGCAACCGA ATTCAGGATGCCTCTTTGGGTGGCTCCTCGGACGATGAAGATTTCCTGGGCGTTCTGCGTGGTCCCAGCACCTTTGCAAATGCCTTCCTCTACGTGGGACTGGGCACTGTGGCGCTGGGACTGGTCATAGCATTCGTTGGAACGGGCGAGAAGGGCTTCAAAACTGTGGAACTAAGACTTATAGGGCCCTCCCTCATAG GATTGGGCCTGATCTGTTGCATTTTACGCATCCTCTTCTGCATCTGTCCATCGCACTGCATCTCATCCAGTAAGAAGACTCGCAAGAAAAACGGCAACAAGATCGATGCGGATCACACAACATCGCTGCTCAGGAACGAGAGCAAGAGGGTATCAATTGCCCGTGGACCTAGTGTGCAG CCCAAATATCCCATAGCACACAAGCGCAGCCAGAGCAAAATGCTCAATGAGGGAATGGAGGCACTGCGCCAGATAGCCACCACATCGCTGTTCATGCAAAACGAACAAAAGCAGGCCATAAATCGAGTGGTGCCCATCATCAACGAGCCGGACAGTGGCG ATGCCCCACTGGAAATGACGAAGCTGCAGACGGCGCTCAGTGCCTGCGAGATGagtgaggaggagcaggaggagaaggccaggcagcagcggcagattgCCAaacgcacaacaacaacaacagccacaactgCCGTAACGAGTAGTACCACCAAAGAGCCAACAATACCAACAAAAGGAGCGAGGGGGACGACTCTGAGCACTGTGGACGAGAAGCCCGACAGTAAGCTGGTGCGGCAGAGAGTGGctctgcaacagcagcgacagcagccacagcagcaggtgaAACAAGAGCAAGTCAGCAAGTCGCAATCGCTATCCTCTTCGTCAACGGTCAAAGATTCGCTGGATGGGACGGTCGCTGTAGAGGAAACCTCCCTGATAGATGCCACCAATGTTGCCACGGAtacagttccagtttcagttcctgCCTCAGCGCCTGCCCCTGTCCCATTGCCGAGCAGCTGCAGTACGGGAGCCATACCCAGACTCAAAACCAACAACAGTGTATCATTCACCTACAGTCAAGCCACGCGGCCGGGCATCTCGACGGGCGCCACGCCCAAGACAATGCCCACCAGCTCACGGCTGCCCACCTCGCAGTCTAATCCAACGAGCTATGATCTACCCCCCGCCCTGCCGCACACCTATTCCGCATCAGCGACGGTCCGCGGACCCCTTGGAATGTCCATGAGTACGTCAACCTACGCAATGCCCGCCAGCAAAGTGGGTCCATCAGCCGCATCCGCCTACGCGGCAATGCCGCCCACCACGACAACGATcagcctgctgccgctgccggcgCCACCGACAATGGCCACGACGATGGCCAGTATTCCTGGCCAGGTGCCGGAGGCtggcgccaccaccaccaccacgcaCACCgcgagtctgagtctgagctTAATGCAGCCAACGGCAATGCGGCCGGCATCGGCGTCGTCGTCGAGCATGGCCATGTCCACGTCGTCATTTAGCACGGAAAACAAATCACACCCGTCATccgcaaacacaacaacatcgacaagggggcgtggcagccaGCTCCTTTCGCCGCCTACAGCATTGACATCTACATCTGCGGCGTCCACATCGAGCAAATGTGAGCCGGAATTGGTGCTCAGTCCGGCGAAGCTGGGCCAGTAG